In one window of Candidatus Scalindua sp. DNA:
- a CDS encoding NapC/NirT family cytochrome c yields the protein MDCESCKGKIRNVLKLVLDQVKKHKKLVGLLFVVFVAVALVGGRKFYHYAESSEFCGSCHEMDVHYDSFMSSKHNNEHVHACHTCHIGPGLKGFLHAKLSDGTHDSIEHFKKTYLTSKDSGLFIDIAEDSVSIVHNNCVDCHVNEEFTKDKTHIEKVLLSKKTGEDGAPADFTCMDCHLGLVHPHMKADMFKAYVDEKVPPFGTFSQEDCFACHRHATPEIVKEWTNSSHALKGVTCLGCHGEDHGVIVERNGEVLPSQCGKCHETMFNDFAQSKHYNGRIVAEFDGLVSSTKNLTVRKDCEECHMLGLNKSWDDGSGGSCNSCHPKHLFSRKEAAMAKVCENCHIGGPPHAQLDMNLKTVHGKIYKGGELNGETSFTCQSCHSDPYNHHNFTRNVNGISDGS from the coding sequence ATGGATTGTGAGTCTTGCAAGGGCAAAATTAGGAATGTTTTAAAACTTGTACTGGATCAGGTAAAGAAACATAAAAAGTTGGTTGGACTTTTGTTTGTTGTCTTTGTAGCTGTTGCGTTGGTTGGGGGAAGAAAGTTCTATCATTATGCTGAGTCGAGTGAGTTCTGCGGCAGCTGTCATGAGATGGACGTCCATTATGATTCCTTTATGAGTTCGAAGCATAATAATGAGCATGTTCATGCATGCCACACCTGTCACATTGGACCAGGATTAAAAGGCTTTCTGCATGCAAAATTGAGTGATGGTACCCATGACTCAATTGAGCATTTTAAAAAAACCTATCTTACGAGCAAGGATTCGGGATTGTTTATTGATATTGCTGAAGATAGTGTATCTATTGTTCATAACAATTGCGTTGATTGTCATGTTAATGAAGAGTTTACAAAGGATAAAACCCATATTGAAAAGGTCTTGCTATCAAAGAAAACCGGGGAAGACGGTGCTCCTGCTGATTTTACCTGTATGGATTGTCACCTTGGTCTTGTGCATCCGCACATGAAAGCAGATATGTTTAAGGCTTATGTGGATGAAAAGGTACCACCTTTCGGCACCTTTTCACAGGAAGACTGTTTCGCCTGTCACAGGCATGCTACTCCAGAGATCGTAAAAGAGTGGACAAACAGTTCTCATGCATTAAAAGGGGTGACTTGTCTTGGCTGTCATGGAGAAGACCACGGAGTGATTGTTGAGAGAAATGGTGAGGTGTTGCCAAGTCAGTGCGGTAAATGCCATGAAACGATGTTTAATGATTTCGCTCAGAGTAAACATTACAATGGAAGAATAGTTGCAGAGTTTGATGGACTTGTGTCAAGTACAAAAAACCTGACGGTCAGGAAGGATTGTGAGGAGTGCCATATGCTTGGTTTAAACAAGTCATGGGATGATGGTTCCGGGGGAAGCTGTAACAGTTGTCACCCGAAGCATCTGTTTTCCCGTAAGGAGGCAGCGATGGCAAAGGTGTGTGAAAATTGCCATATAGGCGGACCACCTCATGCTCAACTTGATATGAATTTAAAGACGGTACACGGTAAAATCTACAAGGGTGGAGAACTTAATGGAGAAACTTCATTCACCTGCCAGTCTTGCCATAGCGACCCGTATAACCATCACAATTTCACCAGAAATGTAAATGGGATTTCAGATGGTTCTTGA
- a CDS encoding sigma-54 dependent transcriptional regulator, which produces MRKPRLLLIDDDVNTVNGLKKILSRDNYDTSTALTGRDGLKMIERIHFDIVITDMKLPDIGGFTIIEEIKRKDANTSVVMITAYSSIQTAIDAMKKGADHYLTKPVNIDELELILNRIWEKQLLIVQNKELKQKLNEKYNFHGLIGGTAEMQQVFKTISEIAPTTATVIVYGATGTGKELIANAIHYNSDRKEKPFVALHCASLSEGILESELFGHEKGAFTGAISQRRGRFELADGGSLFLDEIGELNSHVQIKLLRVLETGCFERVGGETSLNTDVRIIAATNKDLEKEVENGTFREDLYYRLNVINLVIPPLKERRDDVALLADYFLIKYSQKNNKKIKGFLPQTMRLLNSYDWPGNVRELENIVERAVVMAKKDLIEPDNLPSKISLSVKKANRDVFSIPFGTTLKDAERKIITETLQATNGSKSKAAKILGISTRKIEYKHKEWSKA; this is translated from the coding sequence ATGAGAAAACCAAGATTACTGCTGATTGATGATGATGTGAATACGGTCAATGGCTTGAAGAAAATCCTCTCCCGTGACAATTATGATACCAGTACGGCTCTTACCGGCCGTGATGGATTAAAAATGATTGAAAGGATACACTTTGATATCGTGATAACGGATATGAAGCTGCCGGATATTGGGGGTTTTACTATTATTGAAGAGATAAAGAGGAAAGATGCAAACACCTCTGTTGTAATGATAACAGCATACAGCTCTATTCAAACTGCCATTGATGCAATGAAAAAGGGTGCTGACCACTATTTGACAAAACCCGTTAATATTGATGAATTAGAATTGATTCTGAACAGGATATGGGAAAAACAGCTTCTCATAGTACAAAATAAGGAATTAAAGCAAAAGTTAAACGAAAAGTATAATTTTCACGGATTGATAGGCGGTACCGCTGAGATGCAGCAGGTGTTTAAGACAATTTCCGAAATTGCCCCGACAACGGCAACGGTAATAGTATATGGGGCAACCGGAACAGGGAAGGAGCTTATTGCGAATGCAATTCATTATAACAGCGACAGGAAGGAAAAACCTTTTGTTGCTCTCCATTGCGCGTCATTATCGGAAGGGATCCTTGAAAGTGAACTTTTTGGACATGAAAAAGGTGCTTTTACAGGAGCTATCAGCCAGCGAAGAGGCCGGTTTGAATTAGCAGATGGGGGGAGCCTTTTTCTTGATGAAATAGGAGAGCTGAATTCCCATGTACAGATAAAGCTCTTACGGGTCCTTGAAACGGGTTGTTTTGAAAGAGTTGGAGGAGAGACATCTCTCAATACTGATGTCAGGATTATTGCCGCAACAAACAAGGATCTGGAAAAAGAGGTAGAAAATGGGACGTTTCGGGAAGACCTCTATTATCGGCTTAATGTCATTAATCTCGTGATACCACCGCTTAAAGAGAGGCGGGACGATGTTGCATTGCTGGCTGACTATTTCCTCATTAAATATTCACAAAAGAATAATAAGAAAATTAAAGGATTCTTACCCCAGACCATGAGGTTGCTGAATAGTTATGACTGGCCAGGTAATGTGAGAGAACTGGAGAATATCGTTGAACGGGCAGTAGTGATGGCAAAAAAAGATCTCATAGAACCAGACAATCTCCCCTCTAAAATAAGCCTTAGTGTTAAAAAAGCCAACAGAGATGTTTTTTCTATACCATTTGGAACTACCCTGAAAGATGCAGAGAGGAAGATAATTACTGAGACACTGCAGGCAACGAATGGGAGTAAGTCAAAGGCAGCAAAAATCCTTGGTATCTCTACGCGGAAAATAGAGTATAAACACAAGGAGTGGTCAAAGGCTTGA
- a CDS encoding HD domain-containing protein, which yields MQSFFSWRGDRFHPDNKRSYNPLHKMAASIAMSHHERWDGKGYPEGLSGTEIPLESRIAAIADVYDALSSVRPYKEALPESKVIEIMESERSNHFDPDVYKAFEESFDKFRIIRAEFADNNHESVIHQ from the coding sequence ATGCAGTCATTTTTTTCGTGGCGTGGTGACCGGTTTCATCCGGACAATAAAAGGAGTTACAATCCGCTTCATAAAATGGCTGCCTCTATTGCAATGTCACATCATGAAAGATGGGACGGTAAAGGATACCCTGAAGGTCTGTCAGGAACTGAGATACCCCTTGAGTCCCGAATAGCTGCAATAGCAGATGTATACGATGCTCTGAGTTCTGTACGTCCATATAAGGAGGCTTTACCGGAAAGCAAGGTAATTGAGATTATGGAGAGTGAGCGGAGCAACCATTTTGATCCTGATGTGTATAAGGCATTTGAGGAGTCTTTTGATAAATTTAGAATAATTCGGGCAGAATTTGCCGATAATAATCATGAATCAGTTATTCATCAATAG
- the mdh gene encoding malate dehydrogenase, translating to MKITIIGAGNVGATTAQILSEKELGDIVLLDVVEGMPQGKALDLQQAGPMYHYYCHIYGTNSYVDTAKSDIVVVTSGLPRKPGMTREDLVKVNAEIVKSVIGQVVQKSPDAIIVMVSNPLDAMTYVAHKISGFPKERIMGMAGILDSSRLKTFIAMELNVSIESVQAFVLGGHGDTMVPMIRYTTVAGIPVTELIPKDRLDAIIQRTRDGGVEIVNLLKKGSAFYAPASSVVEMVDAIMRDKKKILPCTVLCKGEYGFDDVFLGLPVKLGRKGAEQIIEIKLTKEEADSLNHSANEVRKLCKSVSL from the coding sequence ATGAAAATAACGATTATTGGTGCCGGGAATGTAGGTGCAACTACTGCCCAGATCCTTTCTGAAAAAGAGCTGGGTGACATAGTGCTTCTTGACGTGGTTGAAGGCATGCCACAGGGAAAGGCCCTGGACTTGCAGCAGGCAGGTCCAATGTATCATTATTATTGTCATATCTACGGTACAAATTCGTACGTTGATACTGCAAAATCTGATATAGTTGTAGTCACATCTGGTTTGCCACGAAAACCAGGAATGACAAGGGAGGACCTCGTTAAGGTAAATGCAGAGATTGTGAAAAGTGTTATAGGACAGGTGGTTCAAAAATCGCCTGATGCAATTATCGTCATGGTCTCTAATCCACTGGATGCGATGACTTATGTTGCGCATAAGATAAGCGGATTTCCTAAAGAGCGTATCATGGGAATGGCAGGAATATTGGATTCTTCACGTTTGAAAACCTTTATCGCCATGGAATTAAATGTTTCAATAGAAAGCGTCCAGGCATTTGTTCTTGGTGGCCATGGAGATACTATGGTTCCGATGATACGATACACTACTGTGGCCGGTATTCCTGTTACAGAACTTATTCCAAAGGATAGACTGGATGCAATTATTCAAAGAACAAGGGATGGCGGAGTTGAAATAGTGAATCTCTTGAAAAAGGGAAGTGCATTTTATGCGCCTGCGTCATCAGTTGTTGAAATGGTTGATGCAATTATGCGGGATAAAAAAAAGATACTGCCCTGCACGGTCTTATGCAAAGGAGAATACGGTTTTGATGATGTATTCCTGGGACTGCCTGTTAAGCTTGGCAGGAAGGGAGCTGAGCAAATCATCGAAATAAAGCTTACAAAGGAAGAGGCTGATAGCTTGAATCATTCCGCTAACGAAGTTCGAAAGCTTTGTAAGTCCGTTTCCTTGTAA
- a CDS encoding response regulator — MKKRILFVDDEPNLLDGYKRILRNKRDEWELGFVCNVDAALARLEEESFDVIVSDVRMPGKDGFEFLKILKGNEKTRQTPVVIVTGCNENDLKSRALTLGAMDLLNKPVEREDLVARLNSMIRLKSYQDNLEDQNKILEERVRERTAELEDSRFDIIWRLGKLAEFRDEDTGNHVLRVGSYCRTLAEVLGKNRDFVEMIFLTSPLHDIGKVGVPDSILLKCGKLDPDEWAIMKQHCEIGADIFNLVSRQSSSVG; from the coding sequence ATGAAAAAACGGATCCTCTTCGTTGATGATGAACCGAATCTTTTGGATGGTTATAAACGTATATTGCGTAATAAACGTGATGAGTGGGAATTAGGTTTTGTCTGTAATGTTGATGCTGCTTTAGCCCGGTTAGAAGAAGAGAGTTTTGATGTCATTGTTTCAGATGTGAGAATGCCGGGGAAGGATGGATTTGAATTTTTAAAGATACTCAAGGGGAATGAAAAGACCAGGCAGACACCTGTAGTTATTGTAACAGGCTGTAACGAAAATGACCTCAAAAGTCGTGCCTTGACTCTGGGAGCTATGGATCTCCTGAACAAGCCCGTTGAGAGAGAAGATCTGGTTGCACGTCTTAACAGTATGATTCGTCTAAAATCATACCAGGATAATCTTGAAGACCAGAATAAAATACTTGAAGAGAGAGTCAGGGAGCGTACAGCTGAATTGGAGGATTCCAGGTTTGATATTATATGGAGACTTGGGAAATTAGCTGAATTCAGGGATGAAGATACAGGAAATCATGTCTTAAGGGTTGGCTCCTATTGTCGCACCCTCGCAGAGGTACTTGGGAAAAACAGGGATTTTGTTGAGATGATATTTTTGACAAGCCCTCTTCATGATATCGGCAAGGTAGGAGTGCCGGATAGTATTCTTTTGAAATGCGGGAAACTCGATCCTGATGAGTGGGCAATAATGAAACAGCATTGTGAGATTGGTGCTGATATTTTTAATCTAGTGTCACGTCAATCATCAAGTGTCGGGTAA
- a CDS encoding ATP-binding protein, translating into MRSLANSTRHLQEVAFQNLIDGVFIFDKDRKIVVFNPACEQIVGFSREEILRNNSICLDVFKCHSPNNSCLSSCPGLELFNGKRSSVSREYIIKTKEGRDKWVTTNYSMIRDEKGKAEYVVGVIRDITEMKKFNEELIKSKTLSILGQFSHELVHEIKNPLNSITIQMLLLEREIRKKEFNHEKELSSVVRVVREEINRLSRLTKDCQEFSKTGHLKRKDDDVCEIINELHTLINPHAVMNGINVHVTMQKKRQHILLDRDRLKQALLNVLINAVEAMPGGGDLYLRVAKKERHIMVYIKNTGPGIPKELESKVFNLFYSTKSGGTGVGLAITQNIIQAHGGNIRFKNVSDGVEFIIELPLD; encoded by the coding sequence ATGAGAAGTCTTGCAAATAGTACGAGACACCTTCAGGAAGTAGCATTTCAAAATCTTATTGATGGTGTTTTTATTTTCGATAAAGACAGGAAAATAGTAGTTTTCAACCCTGCCTGTGAACAGATTGTAGGATTTTCCAGAGAGGAGATATTGCGGAATAATTCTATCTGCCTTGATGTATTTAAATGCCACTCGCCAAATAACAGCTGTCTTTCCTCATGTCCAGGCCTTGAGCTTTTTAACGGAAAACGCTCAAGTGTGTCACGGGAATATATTATAAAGACCAAGGAGGGGAGAGATAAGTGGGTGACAACAAACTATTCAATGATCAGGGATGAAAAAGGGAAGGCAGAATATGTTGTGGGTGTTATCCGTGATATCACTGAAATGAAAAAGTTTAATGAAGAATTAATCAAATCCAAAACGCTCTCTATCCTTGGACAGTTCAGCCACGAATTGGTACATGAGATAAAAAACCCTTTAAATTCTATTACAATTCAGATGTTATTGTTAGAACGGGAGATCAGGAAAAAAGAGTTTAATCATGAAAAAGAGCTCTCTTCTGTTGTCAGAGTTGTCAGGGAAGAAATAAACAGGTTAAGCAGGTTAACAAAAGATTGTCAGGAATTTTCCAAAACAGGGCATCTGAAACGTAAAGATGATGATGTCTGCGAAATCATTAACGAGCTCCACACCCTTATCAATCCTCATGCAGTCATGAACGGGATAAACGTTCATGTGACAATGCAGAAAAAACGGCAACACATCCTGCTTGATAGAGATAGATTGAAGCAGGCGTTGTTAAATGTTTTAATTAATGCGGTCGAAGCAATGCCGGGAGGTGGCGATTTATATCTGAGGGTCGCAAAAAAAGAGAGGCATATAATGGTATATATCAAAAATACCGGACCTGGTATTCCAAAGGAGTTAGAGAGTAAGGTCTTTAATCTATTTTATTCAACAAAAAGTGGTGGAACCGGTGTCGGTTTGGCGATAACGCAGAACATTATTCAGGCGCATGGTGGCAATATAAGATTTAAAAATGTAAGTGACGGAGTTGAATTTATAATAGAATTACCCTTAGACTGA
- a CDS encoding ATP-binding protein, which yields MKELRTKKALIGMEECGADAKNSELATINVQLQQRIDKLEHDEKTLQRSNSEIEKLLNVIPLILIGVSRDDRVTLWNKVAVTTFGIPAVNAIGKKIHECDIPWEWEKVDKSVAMSQRTDKPIQIDCVRYQMSDGDYGFLNVTLTPVSNEMVEITHVLLLGRDITEWKKMENQMVQIQKLEAIGQLAAGIAHEINTPTQYIRDNTSFLEEAFDSICKLLNRFSQLLELSKNQAVCSDLLAEIHSMIKEVDLEYLVEEIPEAIGQSQEGLKRVTEIVKAMKTFSHPGNEEVVPININEAIKSTITVARNEWKYVADMKTDFDPELPMIPCFPGEFNQVILNMIINATHAIEEVSNNEDEGKGLISISTHLNKDWAEIRIGDTGTGIPEKYRSKLFDPFFTTKEVGKGTGQGLAIAHSVIVGKHKGTISFETETGNGTTFIIRLPTLLHKTIKE from the coding sequence GTGAAAGAGTTACGCACGAAGAAGGCCTTAATTGGCATGGAGGAGTGTGGTGCCGATGCAAAAAACTCTGAATTGGCAACCATCAATGTGCAATTACAGCAAAGAATTGATAAACTTGAACATGATGAGAAAACACTTCAGAGGTCAAATTCAGAAATTGAAAAGTTGCTCAATGTTATTCCATTGATATTGATCGGTGTGTCACGTGACGACAGGGTTACCCTCTGGAATAAAGTTGCGGTGACAACCTTCGGAATTCCAGCAGTAAATGCAATTGGTAAAAAGATTCATGAGTGTGATATACCATGGGAGTGGGAAAAGGTTGATAAATCGGTTGCAATGTCTCAAAGGACGGATAAACCCATACAAATTGATTGTGTTCGATATCAGATGTCCGATGGGGATTACGGTTTCCTGAATGTTACCCTCACTCCTGTTTCAAACGAAATGGTCGAAATTACACACGTGCTTCTCTTAGGGCGGGATATTACAGAATGGAAGAAAATGGAGAATCAAATGGTTCAGATTCAAAAGTTGGAGGCCATTGGTCAGCTGGCCGCAGGAATTGCCCATGAGATAAATACACCGACCCAATATATCAGAGACAACACGAGTTTTCTTGAAGAGGCCTTTGACAGTATTTGTAAATTACTTAACCGGTTTTCGCAGTTACTTGAATTGAGTAAGAATCAGGCAGTATGTTCAGATCTGCTTGCAGAAATACATTCTATGATTAAGGAAGTCGATCTTGAATACCTGGTTGAAGAAATACCCGAAGCGATTGGACAATCTCAGGAAGGGCTTAAACGTGTCACAGAAATAGTAAAGGCAATGAAGACCTTTTCGCATCCTGGCAATGAAGAAGTTGTGCCCATTAATATCAATGAGGCTATCAAGAGTACGATAACGGTTGCGAGAAACGAATGGAAGTATGTGGCTGACATGAAGACTGACTTTGACCCTGAATTACCGATGATACCATGTTTTCCCGGTGAGTTCAATCAGGTAATTCTCAACATGATAATCAATGCTACTCATGCCATTGAAGAGGTATCAAATAATGAGGATGAGGGGAAAGGTCTCATAAGCATTAGTACACATTTGAATAAAGATTGGGCAGAGATCCGCATTGGAGATACTGGAACAGGAATTCCGGAAAAATACAGATCAAAATTGTTTGATCCGTTTTTTACCACAAAGGAAGTAGGTAAAGGAACTGGTCAGGGGCTGGCTATTGCACATTCTGTAATAGTTGGAAAGCATAAGGGGACAATCAGCTTTGAAACAGAGACAGGGAACGGTACAACATTTATCATACGTTTGCCCACGCTATTACACAAGACTATAAAGGAGTAA
- a CDS encoding SUMF1/EgtB/PvdO family nonheme iron enzyme, with translation MKSVFVTLRIILFLFVSITYAEISMGAEKKSCPKCEKIFSDSSVYCPLDGEKLELVPSADPSMQTQKDAMESPQSEKEDPKDEKTLLVRKYIESANALRENSGDYKGALELYLKAEELNPDLASLHWYMAGTYWKLNNHRKAIEHLEICRSQQVPGSDQINKIDDFIGKVLVFLEIDDKQKIAEKRVIDRKDEMMEALKKNRDKWEEMILVPASDFTMGSSQEDFIQEEMPQHTVFLDAYYIDKYEVTNAQYWEFLEYITRTGDHSKCYPGEPLNKNHIPGSPFNGYEYKYYNYADYPVTRVDWYDAYAYAAWAGKRLPTEAEWEKAARGTDGRRFPWGNVWEMKNCNIGPEGILTVGSYESGNSVYGCSDMSGSVSEWCNDWYHPSYYYESPRKNPKGPATKTGKRIIRGGSLFAANVYKMRCAVRMFGEPGERNKSVGFRCAKDVVSPSN, from the coding sequence TTGAAAAGTGTTTTTGTAACATTGCGTATTATTCTCTTTCTTTTCGTTTCCATAACATACGCTGAGATATCAATGGGAGCAGAAAAAAAGAGCTGTCCCAAATGCGAAAAAATATTTTCTGATAGTAGCGTGTATTGCCCACTGGATGGGGAAAAACTGGAGCTCGTTCCTTCGGCAGATCCAAGTATGCAAACGCAGAAAGATGCAATGGAAAGTCCTCAATCTGAGAAAGAGGACCCTAAAGATGAAAAAACATTACTAGTCCGGAAATACATAGAAAGTGCGAATGCACTTCGTGAGAATTCGGGAGATTATAAGGGGGCCCTCGAATTATATTTAAAGGCTGAAGAGCTTAATCCTGATTTAGCTTCTCTACATTGGTACATGGCCGGAACGTACTGGAAGCTCAATAACCACAGGAAAGCTATAGAACATTTAGAGATATGCAGGAGTCAACAGGTACCTGGATCAGACCAGATAAACAAGATTGATGATTTCATTGGTAAAGTATTGGTGTTTCTTGAGATAGATGACAAACAAAAGATTGCGGAAAAGAGAGTCATTGACAGAAAAGACGAAATGATGGAAGCTCTGAAAAAGAATAGAGATAAGTGGGAAGAGATGATCCTCGTACCTGCTTCTGATTTTACCATGGGAAGCAGTCAAGAGGATTTCATACAGGAAGAGATGCCTCAGCACACGGTATTTCTCGATGCCTATTATATTGATAAATACGAGGTAACAAACGCTCAATATTGGGAATTTCTGGAATACATTACGAGGACAGGTGACCACAGCAAATGTTATCCTGGAGAGCCTCTTAATAAAAACCATATACCAGGCAGCCCTTTTAATGGATACGAATATAAGTATTATAATTATGCCGACTATCCGGTTACACGGGTTGATTGGTATGATGCTTATGCATATGCTGCATGGGCAGGAAAACGTCTTCCCACTGAAGCAGAGTGGGAAAAGGCTGCCAGAGGGACTGACGGGAGGAGATTCCCCTGGGGTAATGTGTGGGAAATGAAGAACTGTAATATTGGACCGGAAGGTATTCTCACTGTAGGAAGCTATGAATCAGGTAACAGTGTGTATGGCTGCAGTGATATGTCAGGGAGTGTATCTGAATGGTGTAATGACTGGTACCATCCTTCATACTATTACGAAAGTCCCAGGAAAAACCCAAAAGGCCCGGCAACAAAAACGGGTAAACGTATCATAAGAGGGGGGTCCCTGTTTGCCGCCAACGTATATAAGATGCGTTGTGCGGTAAGAATGTTTGGAGAGCCGGGAGAGAGAAACAAGAGTGTCGGCTTCAGATGTGCCAAGGATGTTGTGAGCCCTTCAAATTAA
- a CDS encoding IS630 family transposase (programmed frameshift), with protein MKKYIVTLDCDERNRLVALTSKGMHRSQKILNALLLLACDQGEYQGKRSTNVEIARVLKISMKKIDRVKKRFVEEGFEVALNGRKGNRVYEKKTDGDFEAHLVALSCSEPPEGFARWSLRLLADKVVELEYTDKISHETIRRNIKKNEIKPWQRKGWVIPPKENGSFVANMEMVLDVYKRPYDAKYPVICMDESPKQLISETKMPISASPGQPAKYDYEYKRCGVCNIFLAFEPLAGKRIVKITERRTKQDWSYFLEDVVNTYGHANKITLVMDNLNTHDAGSLYETFVPDKAKEILDKFEFVYTPKHGSWLNMAEIELNVLAGQCLNRRIDNITKIKKEVQSWQKFRNNKKSKANWQFTTIDARIRLSKLYPTLDD; from the exons ATGAAGAAATACATAGTAACTCTTGATTGCGATGAACGTAACAGGCTTGTTGCTTTAACGTCTAAAGGGATGCATAGATCCCAAAAGATACTCAATGCATTACTATTATTAGCTTGCGACCAGGGTGAGTATCAGGGCAAACGTTCGACCAACGTTGAAATTGCCCGTGTTCTTAAAATAAGCATGAAGAAAATTGACCGGGTAAAGAAAAGATTTGTTGAAGAAGGTTTTGAAGTTGCGCTTAATGGACGCAAAGGCAATCGAGTATATGAAAAGAAGACAGATGGTGACTTTGAAGCCCACCTGGTAGCGTTAAGTTGTAGCGAGCCGCCAGAAGGTTTTGCAAGATGGTCTCTGCGATTATTAGCAGACAAGGTAGTAGAACTTGAATATACTGACAAAATTTCCCACGAAACAATACGCCGTA ATATTAAAAAAAACGAAATTAAGCCCTGGCAACGAAAAGGTTGGGTAATACCGCCAAAAGAAAACGGCAGTTTTGTCGCTAACATGGAAATGGTGCTGGATGTATACAAACGTCCATATGACGCTAAGTATCCAGTAATATGTATGGACGAGTCACCAAAGCAACTTATATCAGAGACAAAGATGCCAATTTCTGCTTCACCAGGGCAACCGGCTAAGTATGACTATGAATATAAGCGTTGTGGAGTGTGTAATATTTTTCTGGCCTTTGAACCATTGGCCGGGAAACGTATAGTAAAAATAACAGAAAGAAGAACTAAACAAGATTGGTCCTATTTTCTGGAAGACGTTGTTAATACATATGGTCATGCGAACAAAATAACATTAGTAATGGACAACTTGAATACTCATGATGCTGGATCGTTGTATGAAACGTTTGTGCCGGATAAAGCAAAGGAAATTTTAGATAAATTTGAGTTTGTCTACACCCCAAAGCATGGTAGCTGGTTAAATATGGCAGAAATCGAGTTGAATGTACTTGCTGGACAGTGTTTAAACAGGCGGATTGATAATATTACAAAGATAAAAAAAGAAGTACAGTCATGGCAGAAATTTAGAAACAATAAGAAATCAAAGGCTAACTGGCAGTTTACTACGATTGATGCCAGGATAAGATTATCTAAACTTTACCCGACACTTGATGATTGA